From one Polynucleobacter sp. UK-FUSCHL-C3 genomic stretch:
- a CDS encoding fumarate hydratase, translating to MPTIRQDDLIQSIADAFQFISYYHPRDFIQAMGRAYELEQGEAAKDSIAQILTNSRMCAEGKRPICQDTGIAVVFLKVGMNINWSGATMSVADMVNEGVRRAYLNPENTLRGSVLLDPAGKRKNSGDNTPAVIHYEIVPGDDLEVICAAKGGGSENKAKMIMLNPSDSIVDWVLKTVPTMGAGWCPPGILGIGIGGTPEKAALLAKESLMAPIDIQELIARGPKNRIEELRLEIYEKVNQLGIGAQGLGGLATVLDVKIMDYPTHAASLPVAMIPNCAATRHIHFHLDGSGPAHFKAPSLSDWPAVSWQADTKKSKRVDVNNLSAEEVASWKPGQTLLLNGKILTGRDAAHKRIADMLSKGEPLPVSFKNRVIYYVGPVDPVRNEVVGPAGPTTSTRMDKFTETMLGQTGLLAMIGKAERGPVAIESIKKHRSAYLMAVGGAAYLVSKAIKHAKVLAFQDLGMEAIYEFDVEDMPVTVAVDSSGTSMHQTGPREWQLKIGKIPVSVA from the coding sequence ATGCCAACCATTCGCCAAGACGACCTCATACAAAGCATTGCAGATGCCTTTCAGTTTATTTCCTACTACCATCCTCGGGATTTCATTCAGGCGATGGGCCGTGCTTATGAACTCGAGCAAGGCGAAGCTGCGAAAGACTCGATTGCCCAAATTCTGACCAATAGCAGAATGTGCGCCGAGGGTAAACGGCCAATTTGTCAGGACACGGGCATTGCTGTGGTCTTTCTAAAGGTTGGCATGAATATCAATTGGAGTGGCGCCACGATGAGCGTTGCCGATATGGTCAATGAAGGTGTGCGGCGTGCTTATCTGAATCCTGAGAACACATTACGTGGTTCTGTTTTATTAGACCCTGCGGGCAAGCGCAAGAACTCAGGCGATAACACTCCAGCAGTCATTCATTATGAAATTGTTCCTGGCGATGATCTAGAGGTCATTTGCGCAGCCAAAGGGGGTGGTTCTGAGAACAAAGCCAAAATGATCATGCTCAATCCATCGGATTCGATTGTGGATTGGGTCCTAAAGACAGTGCCAACCATGGGGGCCGGTTGGTGCCCTCCCGGCATTCTTGGTATTGGGATTGGTGGCACGCCTGAGAAGGCTGCACTCCTTGCGAAAGAGTCCTTGATGGCACCGATTGATATTCAGGAACTCATTGCACGCGGACCCAAGAATCGTATCGAGGAGTTACGCCTAGAAATTTATGAGAAGGTCAATCAACTCGGGATTGGTGCGCAAGGCTTAGGCGGCCTTGCAACCGTTCTCGATGTCAAGATCATGGATTACCCAACACATGCTGCGTCATTACCAGTGGCGATGATTCCGAACTGTGCAGCAACCCGCCATATTCATTTTCATTTAGATGGCAGCGGCCCTGCTCACTTCAAAGCACCTTCTCTTAGTGATTGGCCAGCAGTCTCATGGCAAGCCGATACCAAGAAATCCAAACGCGTGGATGTAAACAACTTAAGTGCGGAAGAAGTGGCGAGCTGGAAACCCGGTCAAACCTTATTACTCAATGGCAAGATTCTGACGGGTCGTGATGCCGCTCATAAACGAATTGCCGATATGCTGTCCAAAGGTGAGCCTCTACCAGTTAGCTTCAAAAATCGTGTGATCTATTATGTGGGTCCTGTTGATCCAGTCCGCAATGAAGTTGTGGGTCCTGCAGGCCCAACAACCTCCACGCGTATGGATAAGTTCACTGAAACCATGCTGGGGCAAACGGGCCTACTCGCCATGATTGGCAAAGCAGAGCGCGGTCCGGTTGCGATTGAGTCGATCAAGAAACATCGCTCGGCTTATCTGATGGCTGTGGGTGGTGCCGCCTACTTAGTATCCAAAGCGATTAAGCATGCCAAAGTCCTTGCCTTCCAAGACCTTGGTATGGAAGCCATCTATGAGTTTGACGTCGAAGATATGCCAGTCACCGTGGCAGTCGATTCGAGTGGTACCTCCATGCATCAAACAGGACCGCGTGAATGGCAACTCAAGATTGGCAAGATACCAGTCAGCGTGGCTTAG
- the murI gene encoding glutamate racemase, whose protein sequence is MATQDWQDTSQRGLDALQFLERLTVVTIGVFDSGVGGLSILDEALQQLPHHNYIYFADSANAPYGNRSPEWIAERSLQICRYLLEQNCSAIVVACNTATAEAIAAIRSTLDIPIIGVEPGIKPAAMQSQNGVVGVLATEATLNSDKFNALLATLPQDCQFIKQAGAGLVPLIEAGQIETPEMHALLRSHLGPIQERGADTLVLGCTHYPFLKNIIRDIVGDSMELIDTSDAVVRQLVRQMDQQGISANPNIDAPSLSLLSTANADTLQTMAQRLLLRDLSQYTIYTETLEL, encoded by the coding sequence ATGGCAACTCAAGATTGGCAAGATACCAGTCAGCGTGGCTTAGATGCACTGCAATTCCTTGAACGGTTGACCGTGGTAACAATCGGTGTCTTTGACTCTGGTGTGGGCGGCTTATCCATTTTGGATGAGGCACTCCAGCAGTTACCCCACCACAACTACATCTATTTTGCGGATTCCGCGAATGCTCCTTACGGCAATAGGTCGCCAGAGTGGATTGCGGAACGCAGCTTACAAATCTGTCGCTATTTATTAGAACAAAATTGCAGTGCCATCGTGGTGGCATGTAACACTGCTACAGCGGAAGCAATTGCTGCAATCCGTAGCACACTAGATATCCCAATCATTGGTGTTGAGCCCGGCATTAAGCCGGCGGCGATGCAATCCCAAAATGGAGTCGTGGGTGTGCTAGCTACTGAAGCAACATTAAATAGTGATAAGTTCAATGCTTTACTAGCAACCCTTCCGCAAGATTGCCAATTCATTAAACAGGCTGGTGCGGGTTTGGTACCTTTGATCGAAGCAGGTCAGATTGAGACCCCAGAGATGCACGCCCTCTTACGCTCCCATTTAGGCCCCATTCAAGAGCGCGGCGCTGACACCTTGGTTCTTGGATGCACTCACTACCCCTTTCTCAAGAACATCATTCGAGACATCGTAGGCGACTCGATGGAACTAATCGATACAAGCGATGCTGTTGTGCGTCAACTTGTGCGGCAAATGGATCAACAAGGGATCAGCGCTAATCCAAACATAGATGCCCCGTCGTTAAGCTTGCTCAGCACGGCCAATGCGGATACATTACAGACGATGGCACAACGCTTACTGCTTCGTGATTTATCGCAGTACACCATTTATACCGAGACATTAGAGCTCTAA
- a CDS encoding energy transducer TonB, with amino-acid sequence MNSMTQSRIHLPFSKEERIIIAFVVLAHLAFIVPFNFGLTPKPPNYLNDERVLANLLPPDSPSPPKQSAPPAPKIPVEAPKPTPKPTPKPEVKKAEKTPTPTPTPAPSPTQSSPTPAPPTPSAKSSESTQSATVAPSTGGGGVSGTPIQTDIGKLIVVYQPDADPYYPSFSKRAGEQGEVVVRLIIDETGVVEDARLLQSSSYPRLDRAAMEIGKRYRFKPYLINGSPTKISTNLLIKFNLKSP; translated from the coding sequence ATGAATAGCATGACTCAATCGCGTATACACCTTCCTTTTTCCAAGGAAGAGCGCATCATCATCGCCTTCGTGGTTCTGGCTCATTTGGCTTTTATCGTGCCATTTAATTTTGGACTTACCCCAAAGCCTCCTAATTATTTGAATGATGAACGGGTCCTGGCGAACTTGCTTCCACCGGATAGTCCTTCGCCCCCTAAGCAAAGTGCGCCCCCCGCCCCCAAAATACCGGTAGAGGCTCCTAAACCAACTCCGAAACCAACTCCCAAACCTGAGGTAAAGAAGGCAGAGAAAACTCCAACGCCTACACCAACACCTGCGCCCAGTCCCACACAAAGTAGCCCAACACCAGCACCTCCAACCCCTTCTGCAAAATCGAGTGAAAGTACTCAATCAGCGACCGTTGCGCCCTCAACAGGGGGTGGCGGAGTTAGTGGGACTCCGATTCAAACGGATATTGGTAAATTGATTGTGGTTTACCAACCTGATGCAGATCCCTACTACCCCTCATTCTCTAAACGTGCTGGCGAGCAAGGCGAGGTTGTTGTGCGTCTTATCATTGACGAGACAGGGGTTGTTGAAGATGCCCGCCTATTGCAATCAAGCTCTTACCCAAGGCTAGACAGGGCCGCAATGGAAATTGGTAAACGCTATCGCTTTAAGCCCTACCTGATTAATGGCAGTCCTACTAAAATCTCCACTAATCTACTGATTAAATTTAACCTAAAGAGTCCCTAA
- a CDS encoding MotA/TolQ/ExbB proton channel family protein, producing the protein MNNAFGLHHLWTQGDFVTHFVALVLLFLSVVTWVILISRIWGLRNIKRLKNELDGFWRARSFDEGLASLSNHALNPFYKVAKTANEASAHHLNQRSNHRELLQTLNYSEWMARSLKNGIDASAGQLQKGLTFLASTGATAPFIGLFGTVWGIYHALIAISSSGSAQIDQVAGPIGEALIMTAFGLAVAIPAVLGYNAINRSNKLVMADLNQFANDLLAYFVTGARVPDQE; encoded by the coding sequence ATGAACAATGCATTTGGCCTTCACCACCTCTGGACCCAGGGAGACTTCGTAACTCACTTTGTTGCACTCGTTCTTCTGTTTTTATCAGTGGTCACGTGGGTAATCTTAATCAGCCGTATTTGGGGATTGCGCAATATCAAACGTCTCAAAAATGAACTAGATGGATTTTGGAGAGCACGCTCGTTTGATGAGGGTCTTGCCTCACTTAGCAACCATGCACTCAACCCTTTTTACAAAGTAGCTAAAACTGCTAATGAGGCCTCTGCCCATCATCTCAATCAACGCTCAAACCATCGCGAACTCTTACAAACCCTGAACTATTCAGAATGGATGGCACGTAGTCTCAAGAACGGAATTGATGCATCAGCAGGTCAACTCCAGAAGGGGTTAACCTTTTTGGCGTCAACCGGTGCGACCGCGCCCTTCATTGGATTATTTGGCACAGTCTGGGGCATCTATCACGCTCTGATTGCCATTAGCAGTTCGGGCAGCGCGCAGATTGATCAAGTCGCCGGCCCTATTGGTGAGGCCCTTATCATGACCGCCTTTGGTCTTGCGGTTGCGATCCCTGCGGTCTTGGGCTACAACGCAATCAATCGCAGCAATAAATTAGTTATGGCAGATCTCAATCAATTTGCCAACGATCTACTCGCCTACTTTGTCACGGGTGCTCGCGTTCCCGATCAGGAGTAA
- a CDS encoding biopolymer transporter ExbD, which produces MSFSNLSNDQNEDGLMAEINMTPMVDVMLVLLIIFIITLPVIQQAVKVELPKANSVRNEVKPESVQLSIDAKGQIFWNSTPIDIATFSTYADKAAKKDPQPEINLRADKSVRYDSVAQVLAASRRAGLTKLGFVTEPD; this is translated from the coding sequence ATGTCTTTTAGCAATCTCTCGAATGATCAAAACGAAGATGGTTTAATGGCCGAGATCAACATGACTCCAATGGTGGATGTCATGTTGGTACTGCTGATTATTTTCATCATTACTTTGCCAGTGATTCAGCAGGCAGTCAAAGTAGAACTGCCCAAAGCAAACAGTGTGCGCAATGAAGTAAAGCCAGAATCTGTGCAATTAAGTATTGATGCCAAAGGGCAAATCTTTTGGAACAGCACCCCCATTGACATAGCCACCTTCAGTACTTATGCCGATAAAGCGGCTAAGAAAGATCCCCAACCCGAAATTAATTTACGGGCTGATAAATCTGTGCGCTACGATTCTGTTGCTCAAGTGCTAGCAGCCTCTCGGCGTGCTGGCCTCACAAAATTAGGATTTGTGACTGAACCAGATTAA
- a CDS encoding phospholipase D family protein, with amino-acid sequence MKKSILLLLSTCFIVQVAVANSETTKAAKEAPKTDATIKAEVLSVFFSPPAGAAKGLIRYLDGAKKSIQVMAYSFTYVEIAEALARAAKRGVEVQVIQDGPTAANNFDVIPILLKGGVALRGNKAHRIFHNKVMIIDGDIVVTGSYNFTNSAEKSNAENMIVLRSAPLAQQYYKNFISHWERSYPITSAPERKTAKPN; translated from the coding sequence ATGAAAAAATCCATTCTTCTTCTGCTAAGTACCTGTTTTATAGTTCAAGTGGCAGTTGCCAATTCAGAAACAACAAAGGCTGCTAAAGAAGCGCCAAAGACAGATGCCACCATCAAAGCTGAAGTGCTCTCAGTCTTTTTTAGCCCACCTGCTGGGGCAGCCAAGGGCTTGATTCGTTATCTCGATGGCGCCAAGAAGAGTATCCAAGTAATGGCTTACAGTTTTACCTATGTAGAGATTGCAGAGGCACTTGCCCGAGCCGCCAAACGTGGGGTTGAGGTACAGGTTATTCAGGATGGACCAACGGCAGCCAATAATTTTGATGTGATCCCAATATTACTAAAGGGCGGTGTTGCACTTCGCGGTAATAAAGCCCACCGCATCTTTCACAATAAGGTGATGATTATTGATGGCGATATTGTGGTGACCGGGAGCTACAACTTTACGAATAGTGCAGAAAAGAGTAATGCGGAGAATATGATTGTGTTGCGCTCCGCTCCTTTGGCGCAACAGTACTATAAAAACTTCATCTCCCATTGGGAGCGCAGCTATCCCATTACTTCTGCGCCAGAGCGTAAAACAGCTAAACCCAATTAA
- a CDS encoding formylglycine-generating enzyme family protein: MNIRTINKLCIFTLSLLAFHAYGQSAKSAIPTVEIKGVLWDQHEMTIGEVKRFASATGFQSTAEKAGGGTSYELGFVKKPGWTWRTPYGVPAGDNEPAVHLNAFEAQAICQYFGKRLPSDKEWVEAAYLEQRPSPPTGFMKGQRYPYPNGLNTKGSHCLSSACGNFKGLAPAGSLTRGEGHVAAGTTQAGVNGLLDMGGNVWEWTSTKNGGQRITRGASWWYGPDQQLESNVATKPEDTVVVYIGLRCVRDQ; the protein is encoded by the coding sequence ATGAATATTCGCACAATTAATAAACTTTGCATATTTACTCTATCGCTATTGGCATTCCATGCATATGGGCAATCTGCCAAATCGGCCATCCCCACTGTTGAGATCAAAGGAGTTCTCTGGGATCAACATGAAATGACCATTGGGGAGGTCAAACGATTTGCCAGCGCTACTGGTTTTCAGAGCACTGCTGAGAAAGCAGGAGGCGGCACATCCTATGAGTTGGGATTTGTAAAAAAACCGGGGTGGACTTGGCGCACACCCTATGGCGTCCCTGCGGGAGACAATGAACCAGCCGTTCACCTCAATGCCTTTGAAGCCCAAGCCATTTGCCAGTATTTTGGCAAACGCCTACCAAGTGATAAAGAGTGGGTTGAAGCGGCTTATTTAGAGCAACGTCCTTCACCACCTACGGGCTTTATGAAGGGTCAACGCTACCCCTATCCCAACGGCCTTAATACCAAAGGGTCACACTGCCTCAGTAGCGCTTGTGGCAACTTCAAGGGACTGGCTCCGGCTGGGAGCCTAACCCGAGGCGAAGGTCATGTGGCGGCTGGCACCACCCAAGCTGGAGTAAACGGCCTATTAGATATGGGGGGCAATGTCTGGGAATGGACCTCTACTAAGAATGGTGGTCAACGTATCACAAGGGGGGCTTCCTGGTGGTATGGGCCAGACCAGCAACTAGAGAGCAATGTCGCCACCAAACCGGAAGATACGGTGGTTGTCTACATTGGTTTACGTTGCGTTCGCGATCAATAA
- a CDS encoding TRAP transporter substrate-binding protein, with protein MSEIKKQAPRRKFLKGAAVGSAGAAALSFPMISQGQAAPQTLRFQSTWPAKDIFHEYALDFAKKVNDMTGGELRIEVLPAGAVVPAFQLLDAVSKGTLDGGHGVVVYHYGKNAALALWGSGPSFGMDANMLLSWHKYGGGKEMLDELYKVVGANVKSYVYGPMPTQPLGWFKKPITKTEDLKGLKYRTVGISIDMFTAMGVSVNALPGGEIIPAMDRGLLDAAEFNNASSDRLLGFPDVSKVCMLQSFHQNAEQFEILFNGTKYNAMPAKLRNILDYAVEASSADMSWKAVDRYSSSYEEMQAKQGVKFYKTPDSVLRNQLKVFDEVVAKKSAENPLFKKIVDSQRAFAKRAVKWDLDTNVNRRMAYDHYFAPAPAAPKKG; from the coding sequence ATGTCCGAAATTAAAAAACAAGCACCTCGTCGTAAGTTTTTAAAAGGTGCAGCAGTCGGTAGCGCTGGAGCAGCTGCTCTTAGCTTCCCAATGATTTCCCAAGGTCAAGCAGCGCCACAAACATTGCGCTTCCAATCGACTTGGCCCGCAAAAGATATTTTCCATGAGTACGCTCTCGATTTTGCTAAAAAAGTAAATGACATGACCGGTGGCGAACTCAGAATTGAAGTATTGCCAGCAGGTGCCGTAGTCCCAGCCTTCCAATTACTCGACGCAGTGTCTAAGGGTACTTTGGACGGTGGTCACGGTGTGGTGGTTTATCACTACGGTAAGAATGCGGCCCTCGCATTGTGGGGATCTGGTCCCTCCTTCGGTATGGATGCCAATATGTTGCTCTCTTGGCACAAATACGGCGGCGGCAAAGAAATGCTTGATGAACTCTACAAAGTCGTTGGCGCCAACGTGAAGTCTTATGTTTATGGCCCAATGCCAACTCAGCCGTTGGGTTGGTTTAAAAAGCCAATTACCAAAACTGAGGACTTAAAAGGTCTCAAGTATCGTACCGTTGGTATCTCCATCGACATGTTCACCGCCATGGGCGTTTCTGTAAACGCATTGCCAGGTGGCGAGATTATTCCTGCGATGGATCGTGGTCTCTTGGATGCAGCTGAATTTAACAACGCATCGTCAGATCGTCTCTTGGGCTTCCCAGACGTTTCGAAGGTTTGCATGTTACAAAGCTTCCACCAGAATGCCGAGCAGTTCGAGATTCTATTTAACGGCACTAAGTACAACGCAATGCCAGCTAAATTACGTAACATCCTCGATTACGCTGTTGAAGCCTCTTCAGCCGATATGTCTTGGAAAGCAGTGGATCGCTATTCTTCCTCGTACGAAGAAATGCAAGCCAAGCAAGGCGTTAAGTTCTACAAGACCCCTGACTCGGTACTGCGTAATCAGTTAAAAGTATTTGATGAGGTTGTTGCGAAGAAATCGGCTGAGAACCCACTCTTTAAGAAGATTGTGGACTCACAAAGAGCCTTTGCTAAACGTGCAGTGAAGTGGGATCTAGACACCAACGTTAATCGTCGGATGGCCTATGACCACTACTTTGCTCCAGCTCCTGCTGCACCAAAGAAGGGCTAA
- a CDS encoding TRAP transporter small permease subunit yields the protein MQNLFLTIDRISTFVGHLFAWLVVGLTGLIGYEVFSRYVLNNPHAWAFDAQIMLYGTMFMMAGAYTLAKNGHVRGDILYGFLKPRTQAIFDLVLYIVFFIPGVVALAYAGYSFAADSWRILEHSSITADGPPLYPFKTILPIAGVFLLLQGLVEIFRCIVCIKQGEWPSREQDVEEVDVDALKAMVGKDKE from the coding sequence ATGCAAAACCTCTTTTTAACCATCGATAGAATATCCACATTTGTCGGTCATCTATTCGCGTGGCTAGTAGTCGGTCTAACTGGTTTGATTGGTTACGAAGTATTCTCCCGCTACGTTTTAAATAATCCCCACGCCTGGGCCTTTGATGCCCAAATTATGTTGTACGGCACCATGTTTATGATGGCTGGTGCGTACACCCTTGCCAAGAACGGTCATGTGCGTGGCGATATTTTGTACGGCTTTTTGAAGCCCCGTACCCAGGCCATATTTGATCTTGTTTTGTATATTGTTTTCTTCATCCCAGGTGTGGTTGCTTTGGCATATGCTGGGTATAGTTTTGCCGCCGATTCTTGGAGAATTTTGGAGCACTCCTCCATTACTGCTGATGGCCCTCCTCTGTATCCGTTTAAAACCATCCTTCCAATTGCTGGAGTATTTTTGCTCCTTCAGGGTTTAGTTGAAATTTTTCGGTGCATTGTTTGCATCAAACAAGGCGAGTGGCCTTCACGCGAACAAGACGTTGAGGAAGTTGACGTCGATGCACTTAAAGCCATGGTTGGCAAAGATAAGGAATAA
- a CDS encoding TRAP transporter large permease subunit — translation MRKELLFGFSIMALVVLATIIFMPWGNIESGHMGLLMLSLVVVAIMLGFPTAFTLMGMGMIFTFIAYSFQNPALALDNTLALMVQRAYAVMTNDVLISIPLFVFMGYLVERANLIEKLFKSLHLALVRVPGSLAVATIFTCAVFATATGIVGAVVTLMGLLAFPAMLKAGYDTRVSAGCITAGGCLGILIPPSVLLIVYGATAGVSVVQLYAGAFFPGIMLAGLYIAYVIILAKLKPNLMPPLAEEDRKVPVPLSYTELGEKISQKVVPALLIAIKGKSNLNVSGKELLKSLIIALIPLIVFVAFTGSIYKIATKPAEVISMDLVPMGNAGSGSEYSSSSSTGLNEPPGAEKESSSTSLSLPPGAEDEKPVAKVSGPAEPAAAAEPPKPVDAPLWFWVMTGIFGAIVAIYYLMLTWVRLEIFKMLLGSFFPLAVLIMFVLGSIVFGLATPTEAAAMGAIGGVILAAAYKQLNKTVIQESVFLTAKTGAMVCWLFVGSSIFSAAFALLGGQTLVEQWVLSLGLSPVQFLVLSQVIIFLLGWPLEWTEIIVIFMPIFVPLLDDFGINPLFFGLLVALNLQTAFLSPPVAMSAFYLKGVAPPHVTLNQIFMGMLPFMGIQVIAIVLLYLFPAIGLWLPGVLYR, via the coding sequence ATGCGTAAGGAACTTCTATTTGGTTTCTCCATCATGGCTTTGGTGGTCTTAGCTACCATCATCTTCATGCCCTGGGGAAATATTGAGAGCGGTCATATGGGACTGCTAATGTTGTCACTGGTAGTCGTGGCAATTATGTTGGGTTTCCCCACTGCCTTTACCTTAATGGGTATGGGCATGATCTTTACCTTTATCGCCTATAGTTTTCAGAACCCTGCACTGGCCCTAGACAACACCTTGGCGCTAATGGTGCAACGTGCCTATGCGGTTATGACTAACGATGTCTTGATCTCCATTCCCCTGTTTGTGTTCATGGGCTATTTGGTTGAGCGTGCCAACCTAATTGAAAAGCTTTTTAAATCTTTGCACCTAGCATTGGTTCGTGTTCCAGGCTCACTGGCAGTCGCGACCATCTTTACCTGCGCCGTATTTGCAACAGCTACCGGTATTGTTGGCGCGGTAGTAACACTCATGGGCTTACTTGCTTTTCCGGCGATGTTAAAAGCAGGCTATGACACCCGCGTCTCTGCTGGCTGTATTACGGCTGGTGGTTGCTTAGGCATTCTGATTCCGCCCTCCGTGCTCCTAATTGTTTATGGCGCAACGGCAGGCGTATCAGTTGTGCAGTTATATGCAGGCGCATTCTTTCCAGGCATTATGTTAGCTGGACTCTATATTGCTTACGTCATCATTTTGGCCAAGCTGAAGCCCAACTTGATGCCGCCATTGGCTGAAGAGGATCGCAAGGTTCCAGTACCCTTAAGCTACACCGAACTTGGTGAGAAGATTAGTCAAAAAGTAGTCCCTGCATTACTTATAGCCATCAAAGGTAAAAGCAATCTCAACGTTAGTGGCAAGGAACTTCTCAAATCACTCATCATTGCATTAATTCCTTTGATTGTGTTTGTTGCTTTCACAGGCTCTATCTATAAAATTGCTACCAAGCCAGCAGAAGTGATCAGTATGGATTTGGTGCCCATGGGTAATGCTGGTAGCGGGAGTGAGTACTCGAGTAGCTCAAGTACCGGATTAAATGAGCCTCCTGGCGCAGAGAAAGAATCCAGTAGCACTTCCCTGTCTTTGCCTCCTGGCGCTGAGGATGAAAAGCCTGTTGCTAAAGTATCGGGGCCTGCTGAGCCAGCAGCGGCGGCAGAGCCTCCTAAGCCAGTCGATGCGCCACTTTGGTTCTGGGTCATGACTGGTATTTTTGGTGCGATCGTCGCAATTTATTACCTCATGCTCACGTGGGTTCGTCTTGAGATCTTCAAGATGTTACTGGGATCCTTCTTCCCGCTTGCGGTCTTAATTATGTTTGTATTGGGTTCCATCGTCTTTGGTTTAGCAACACCAACTGAGGCTGCGGCAATGGGGGCAATAGGCGGTGTAATCCTAGCTGCTGCGTATAAACAGCTCAATAAGACGGTCATTCAAGAATCCGTGTTCTTAACCGCAAAGACTGGAGCTATGGTGTGCTGGTTGTTTGTGGGTTCATCGATCTTCTCGGCCGCTTTTGCATTGTTGGGAGGTCAAACCCTTGTGGAGCAATGGGTGCTTTCACTGGGACTTAGCCCAGTCCAGTTCCTAGTACTGTCTCAAGTGATCATTTTCTTATTGGGCTGGCCCCTAGAGTGGACCGAGATCATCGTGATCTTCATGCCAATCTTCGTGCCTTTACTCGATGACTTTGGTATTAATCCATTGTTCTTTGGTCTCTTGGTTGCCTTAAATCTACAAACTGCTTTCTTGTCGCCCCCAGTGGCAATGTCTGCGTTCTACCTAAAAGGAGTAGCGCCGCCGCACGTCACTTTAAATCAAATATTTATGGGTATGCTGCCATTTATGGGTATCCAAGTGATTGCGATCGTTTTACTGTATCTGTTTCCAGCAATTGGATTATGGCTACCAGGAGTTTTATATCGATAG